The genomic DNA TTATATCGGTCCTTTTAATCGTTGGTTTTTTTAATAAGGAAATAAATACTGTTCAAAAAATTTATGTATCTATTTATCTAATTTTTTTTATGTTTATGTCTTTCAAAAGCAGCCGTTACCTTTTTCCAATAATACCATGGATTTTTCTTTTTGTATTACTCGGAATCCATATAATTTTTAGAAAAATAAAGTTTCTTTTACTTCTGACATTTTTTATACCATGGTGTCTTATGGCAGATATACAAACTGCAAAACTGTCATTGACGAAAAAAAATATAAAAAACTTTTTTCCGAACGAAACATATAATTTTGCAAAAATAAATATACCAAAAGAAACAAAAATACTTTCAACCAAATCTACAACATTCAAACTTTACACAGGATTAAATACAATTCCCTTCACACCCTACTATTTGATGGATGATGATTTGTACTATAAACTATTAAAGGAAAATATATATTTCATTGCCTTTTTTTCTGCTGAACAGGCGCAGATAGGATGTGGTGTAAATATTCCTATTCTATCTGTAAAAGAAATCGTACACTGTGATAAAAATAGATACCTGCTGTTCTATTCAAATCTAAAGGAAGTAACAAAAGTATACAAAGTAATTACTGAAAATAAAGAAAATTATCTAAAAGGATATGAAAAAATGAAAGAGGGCTTTAAGGCGCTGGATTCAGGCGATATTACAAAAGCCGAAAACAAATTTATTGAAGCACTATCAATACAACCATTTATTACAAAGGCACGAAATACACTCGCCAATATCTATATCTTAAAAAACCAGATACATATGGCTGAAAAAGAATTACTCATATCCAGTAAAATGAATCCGAATTATCCACAAACATATGCGTTACTTGGACAGGTATATTTTTTAGAAGGTGATAAAACCAAAGCAAAAAATTTCTGGGAAAAAGCATTGATTTTAGCAAATAAACGATATGATTTAAAACTTGCAAAAAAAATAGAAGAAGATTTACTAAAACTAAAATGATAAATTTTTCTTGATTACAAAATTGGAATTTGGTAAAATATTTATTATGGGATACAAAATTACATTAATACCTGGTGATGGAACTGGACTGGAAATTGCAAATGCTACCAAAAAAGTGTTAGACGCCACTGGTGTAAAAATTGATTGGGAAATTGTGGAAGCAGGTGCTGATATATTAGAAAAATACGGCACACCACTGCCTGATAATGTAATCGCTTCTATCAGAAAAAATAAAGTCGCAATCAAAGGTCCTATCACAACTCCTATCGGCAGCGGCTTTCGGTCTGTCAATGTTGCATTACGCAAAGAACTTGATTTATATGCATGTTTGCGGCCGTGTAAATCATACAAAGGCGTCAAATCAAAAGGGGGGTATGAAAATATAGACCTCGTGGTTGTAAGAGAAAACACAGAGGACTTGTATGCAGGTGTAGAGTTTTCGTCTGATTCTGATGAATCAAAAAAAATAATAGAATTATCAAATGGTAAAATCAGAACCGGTTCGGCAATAAGCATAAAACCTATTTCTCAGTTCGCATCAGAACGAATTGTAAAATTTGCGTTTGAATACGCTGTAAAAAATAACAGAAAAAAAGTAACAGCAGTTACAAAAGCAAATATTATGAAATTTACCGACGGGCTTTTTTTTGAGATGGCAAGAGAGGTTGCCCAAAAATATCCAAACATTGAATACGAAGAACGGCTTGTTGATAATATGTGTATGCAATTAGTCCAAAAACCGGAACTTTACGATGTGCTGGTTTTACCAAATCTTTACGGCGATATAATTTCAGATTTATGTGCAGGACTTATTGGCGGACTTGGAATTGCGCCCGGGGCAAATATCGGCGATGAAATCGCACTTTTTGAACCGGTTCATGGCTCAGCACCCAAGTATAAAGGTATGAACAAGGTTAATCCAACTGCAATGATTTTATCAGCTGTGTTGATGCTTGAATATCTTGGCGAAAAAGAAACTGCAAAAAAATTGGAAAACGCAGTAGCGAATGTAATCGCAGAAAAAAAAGTTGTAACATACGATTTGGGCGGCAGTGCAAAAACATCTGAAATGGCAGATGAAATTATAAAGGCAATTAAAAATGCAAAATGAAAAATTAAAAATTTATGGAAAAAACACTTGTTATTATCAAGCCGGATGGTGTATGCAAAAGATTGGTAGGGAAAATTCTTGACAGATTTGAGACAATAGGATTCAAAATTGTCGGGCTAAAAATGCTTAAACTTACAAAACAAATGTATGACGATTTCTATGCTATACACAAAGGCAAATTTTTTTTCGAACCTTACAGAGAATTTATGCTGTCTGCACCGGTTATTCTGTGTGTTTTAGAAGGCGAAAATGTAATCCAGCAAGTCCGAAAAATTATCGGTAATACCGATTCAAAAAAAGCCGAAAAAGGTACTATAAGAAATCTGTATGGTTTAAATGACAGACGAAATATAGTTCATGCATCAGATTCGCCGGAGACCGCGCAGTTTGAAATAAACTATTTTTTTAATGAAACCGAGCTTTTTAGTTACAACGATGATGACTGGATGGAAAAAAAATGAAGATTCTTGTCTTAAACAGCGGGTCATCATCGGTAAAATACGAACTCTGTAATATAGACAATGAATTATGTATTGCAGCAGGACAGATTGAAGCGATTGGTACCGAAGGTACAATTCTTGAACATTTTCAGAACGGCAAAAAAACTAAACAGCCAATTGTCGCCAAAGACCATACCGAAGCAGTCAACGAAATACTGAAAATTTTTATCTTATCTGAAACAGAAATTATAAAAAATATAAAAGAAATTGATGCAGTTGGGCACAGAATCGTGCACGGTGGCGAGTATTTTACTGAGCCTGTAATTGTTGATGAAAATGTTAAAAAAAAATTGATAGAATATTATGATCTTGCACCACTTCATAATCCACATAATGTAAAAGGTATTGAAGCAATTGAGACACTGCTTCCGGGTATTCCACAGGTGGCTGTGTTTGATACCGCATTCCATCAGTCAATTCCTGAATACGCTTATCTCTATGCCTTACCTTATAGATTATATCAGCAATTCAGTATACGGAAATACGGGTTTCATGGTATTTCTAATCAGTATGTAACAGAACGACTTTCTAAAATCGTAAATAAACCGATTGAAAAATTAAAAATAATAAACTGTCATCTTGGCAGTGGTGCAAGTGTAACCGCAGTAAAATGCGGTAAGTCGGTTGATACATCAATGGGTTTCACACCGCTTGAAGGACTGATAATGTCAACAAGAAGTGGCGATATAGACCCGTCCATTCCACTTCACCTTATGTCAAGAGAGGCATTAAAAACAAGTGATATTCAATCATTACTAAATAAACAAAGCGGGCTTCTGGGTATATCAGGAATAAGCAGCGATATGAGAATACTTATTCATAAATCTGAACAGGATAACAAACAGGCAAAACTTGCAATTGAGCTGTTCTGCTATCGTGTCAAAAAATATATATCTTCATATATCGGTATTCTCAACGGCTGTGATTATATTGTTTTTTCAGCAGCGATTGGCGAAAGGTCGCCACATATTCGTAAAAAAATTCTGGCTGACATGCAATCACTGGGAATAATTATTGATGATGAAAAAAACAGTTGTTGTACAAGTACAGAGATGGATATTTCTGATATAAAATCAAAAATAAAAATTTTTGTAATCCCTACCAATGAGGCTTTTGTAATAGCAAAGGAAACAAAAAAACTGCTTGACAATCTGCATTAGAAAAGTATAATGAAACCACTGAAAACACAGAAAAATAAACAAGCCCACTAAAGTGGGGAATAAAAGGAGATTATATTTTATGGCAAATCCAAAAAGAAGACATTCTACATCAAGACAGAATAAAAGAAGGGC from Elusimicrobiota bacterium includes the following:
- the ndk gene encoding nucleoside-diphosphate kinase, with protein sequence MEKTLVIIKPDGVCKRLVGKILDRFETIGFKIVGLKMLKLTKQMYDDFYAIHKGKFFFEPYREFMLSAPVILCVLEGENVIQQVRKIIGNTDSKKAEKGTIRNLYGLNDRRNIVHASDSPETAQFEINYFFNETELFSYNDDDWMEKK
- a CDS encoding isocitrate/isopropylmalate dehydrogenase family protein, translating into MGYKITLIPGDGTGLEIANATKKVLDATGVKIDWEIVEAGADILEKYGTPLPDNVIASIRKNKVAIKGPITTPIGSGFRSVNVALRKELDLYACLRPCKSYKGVKSKGGYENIDLVVVRENTEDLYAGVEFSSDSDESKKIIELSNGKIRTGSAISIKPISQFASERIVKFAFEYAVKNNRKKVTAVTKANIMKFTDGLFFEMAREVAQKYPNIEYEERLVDNMCMQLVQKPELYDVLVLPNLYGDIISDLCAGLIGGLGIAPGANIGDEIALFEPVHGSAPKYKGMNKVNPTAMILSAVLMLEYLGEKETAKKLENAVANVIAEKKVVTYDLGGSAKTSEMADEIIKAIKNAK
- a CDS encoding acetate kinase produces the protein MKILVLNSGSSSVKYELCNIDNELCIAAGQIEAIGTEGTILEHFQNGKKTKQPIVAKDHTEAVNEILKIFILSETEIIKNIKEIDAVGHRIVHGGEYFTEPVIVDENVKKKLIEYYDLAPLHNPHNVKGIEAIETLLPGIPQVAVFDTAFHQSIPEYAYLYALPYRLYQQFSIRKYGFHGISNQYVTERLSKIVNKPIEKLKIINCHLGSGASVTAVKCGKSVDTSMGFTPLEGLIMSTRSGDIDPSIPLHLMSREALKTSDIQSLLNKQSGLLGISGISSDMRILIHKSEQDNKQAKLAIELFCYRVKKYISSYIGILNGCDYIVFSAAIGERSPHIRKKILADMQSLGIIIDDEKNSCCTSTEMDISDIKSKIKIFVIPTNEAFVIAKETKKLLDNLH